The Alkalihalophilus pseudofirmus nucleotide sequence CGTTAATGACATAACCCCAATCACAAAACGAGTCAGTTCAGATTCAATGCCGCTTCCGATAACAGCCGGCAGGAACATATCAGCAAACCCAACGATCATCGCAGGTGCTGCAGCTTCAGCTTCTGGAATACCAAGCAGCTGGAGGAACGGGACAAATGGATAAGACAAGTACGTAAAGATTGGCGTAAATTCTGCAATAATGAGCGCAATTGTTCCAAGCGCCATGACTAATGGAATTAAAGCAAACCAAATATCAATGACATTTTTTACACCGCCCCATGCAACACTGCGGTAGCTTTTTACTTCGCTCGCTTTTTCCACCGCTTTTTGCACGCCCCATTTAAAGCTGGACACACCTTCTGGCACTACTTCATCAATTTGTTTTCCTATAGGCTCATAATACGTGTCCTTCTTCCATGACAACGGAGGAATTCTCGGGCATATTACCGCTGCCACAATTCCCGTTATAATAACCGTGAAGTAAAACTGAATAAACATATGATTAATATCTAAAAACGTCGCAATAACCAAACTAAATGCAATTGAGGCAATCGAAAAGTTAGTCGCTACAACCGATGCTTCCCGCTTCGTATAGTATCCTGATTCATACTGCTGTGTGGTCAGCAATACTCCAACGGTTCCGCTTCCCATCCAGGATGCAAGCGCATCGACAGAAGAACGTCCAGGCAGCTTGAATAATGGATGCATAATTTTACGAACCAAGGAACCAATAAAGTCCATAAGCCCAAATTGAAGCAATAAAGGCATAAACAGACAAGCAAATAAAAACCAAACCATTAATACAGGAATTAAATCATACAATACGACACCGCCTGTAAATTCAGACGAAACCACCCCTGGTCCCATCTCGGTTAACGTCATAACAGCAAATGCAGCCCCTAGACATCTAAGAACAAGCCAGAGCGGTGATACATCGAATAATCCTTTTAGAAAAGCATTCTTTTGAATAAAGCTTGGGCTTGTCCCCTTCACTAGCAAACTACCGGCAGCTGATGCACATAAAACAGTGGTCATAAAGAGCGGGATGTAATCAGCAATCGCACTCTGCAAGCCATCTGCAAGAATCCCTAACCCAATTGTCACTTTATCATTTATGGAAATCGGCACTAAAAAGAGCAGCACTCCAATTAAGGATGGCAGCCAGAATTTCATATATTGTTTGGCCGTGTATTCTTTTGTATA carries:
- a CDS encoding YjiH family protein, with protein sequence MGAKSLQHTEQTSSYTKEYTAKQYMKFWLPSLIGVLLFLVPISINDKVTIGLGILADGLQSAIADYIPLFMTTVLCASAAGSLLVKGTSPSFIQKNAFLKGLFDVSPLWLVLRCLGAAFAVMTLTEMGPGVVSSEFTGGVVLYDLIPVLMVWFLFACLFMPLLLQFGLMDFIGSLVRKIMHPLFKLPGRSSVDALASWMGSGTVGVLLTTQQYESGYYTKREASVVATNFSIASIAFSLVIATFLDINHMFIQFYFTVIITGIVAAVICPRIPPLSWKKDTYYEPIGKQIDEVVPEGVSSFKWGVQKAVEKASEVKSYRSVAWGGVKNVIDIWFALIPLVMALGTIALIIAEFTPIFTYLSYPFVPFLQLLGIPEAEAAAPAMIVGFADMFLPAVIGSGIESELTRFVIGVMSLTQLIYMSEIGILLLKSKIPLSFVQLFVIFLQRTIITLPVAAAMAHLFFF